The sequence AACTCCAGCCTAAAGACCGTCTCGTCAAACGCCCCTTTTTTTAACTTCAAAGAAATAGTGATCTTAGCTACTTGCGCCAAAGGAATGACTGTTCATTATCCAGCCCTGTTAACGTTGACTAGATTCGCCAATGAATAAGCCGCTATTGGACGTTATTGTGGTTGGCGCGGGGCATGCTGGGATTTGCGTCAGCTATTATCTGACCAAACTTGGAGTCAGCCATCTGGTCTTTGAGCAGGGACGAATCGGGGAATCCTGGCGTTCCCAGCGTTGGGATTCGTTTAAGATGAACTCGGCTAACAAATTGAATCTGCTTCCCCAACAGGAGCCCTATTTTGGTAACCCCGAGGCCTTTACTGGTGCAATTGAATTTGCTTTGGCGCTGGAGACCTATGTACAACAGAAAAATCTGCCGGTCAAAGAATACTGTCCGGTGGTGGCCGTGCATACTGACCAGAAACGAGCTGTTTTTCGGGTTACCGTCTCTCCAGAGGGCAAAGAGACAACTTATTTCAGCCGGCAGCTTGTTATCGCTTCGGGTGGGCAGAATAGGATTCTACTGCCTCATATTGCTCATCACCTACCCAAGTCGGTGGTGCAACTGCACGCCAGTGAATACAAAAATGCTCATCAACTTCCTGACGGAAATGTACTGGTGATAGGGAGTGCCCAATCCGGAACCCAGATCGCCCAGGATTTGCTGCGTTCGGGTCGGAATGTTTTTCTCTCGACGGCCCGGGTTGGCCGGATTCCAAGACGCTACCGGGGCAAAGATATTTTCGACTGGTTGGTTGAGATTGGGTTTTATGATACCCCTACTGACGAAATAAGTTCCTCGTCTTTGTTACAGGTCAGAAACCCGCAGGTGTCGGGAGCCGGTGAGCGGGGGAAAACCACGAGCTTACAGTCCCTAGCCAGAAGTGGAGCCGTCATACTGGGCCGAGCGGACCGAGCCCAGGCAAATACTATTTATTTTCAGCCCGATACAGCTGAGAACGTTAGGTATGCTGACGAATTTTCTCGGCATGTGAAACAGCTCATCGATGAGTACATTCAAACGAATAAGGTGTTGTCTCCCCTTGCCGAGATTGACTCGGATGATTTGCCGGATGAAGATGCCTCCTGTGCGTCTGATCTAACTCAACTGAATCTAGTAAAGGAGACAATTACCTCAATCATCTGGACGACCGGGTTTAGGGGCGATTTTAGCTATCTGAAACTGCCCGTGCTCAATGAGGAGAAGTTACCCAGGCACCGAAACGGAGTTGGCGCAGTCAAGGGACTTTATTTTATCGGGCTCCCCTGGTTAAGGAAACGAAAATCGGCGATAATCCTAGGAATCAGAGAAGATGCGGAGTTTATTGTTGATCAGATTGTAAAAAGCAGCTTCCAAGGCAGTAAGTAAAAAACACGCCCGAAAGAATTCTATCGTTTCCCTTCAGAAGATTGGATCGTTCCTTCCATAAGGGCTGATCCAGCAATAAATCCTCGTATGCGACGGATAGTCATCGACAAATAGTAAAATAACCCGTCAAATTAAACGCCCGTTTTCAATGGTAATCTGTTTAATCTGAAAATGATAGTTGCCGAAAAACCAGAGGGGGTTACTGACTGGGAATTAATAAGTTCTAGCTGTTTTTGCCTTTTAACAGGCTATTACCCGCTTCTATAGTTCAACTCTTGATCGACTTATCCCCGAAGTAGCGTAAAGACAGCCTGAGCAAAGTCAGCTCGTAAATTCTTGTCAATCAGTGTATCGTACAAATCGGACAGGACAATGACTTGCTTTTGGGCGGTGTCAAGCTGGATCACAAAATTTAAATTGTAGGTTATTCGGTCACCCCGACCAGTCCTGGTTACAAACTCATGCCCCGTCTCGTAAGGTCGGAAATAATCCACTGTGGTAACGACTAGGTAATTGTTCGAATCTACCCACTGCTTGTAATAAATTAAAAAACCGCCTACTTGCCCAGGTAAACTGCTTAAGTGAGTCATCAACTCGCTGATTTCTAGTCCGGCTTTAAAGTTCATCCTATCCACGGGTCTGTAAAGCGACAGAGCGAATTCTTCACCCAGAGCCGTATTTTGCTGGAGTTGCTTGCTAAAGCGATTCGTAGCTTTTTTCAAAGCCCTATTTTGAAAAAAAGGGTAGAGCATGAAGGCGAGACTAATTATGACAGACAGCGTCCAGACAATAATAAACTCGGTGTAATGCATTGGGCGAGGGGTTCATAGCCTAAAAGCTTTAGTTGTGATCAACCTAACGCCCATTTCTTGAAGCATATCCATTCGACTTTCTTCGTCTCAGTTAGGAGCGAATTATGAGACATAAATTTTTTTAATATCTGTCCAACGCCATCCGTAGCATACAGGGTATTTTTGATAGATTTACTGAATGTCATAAATCCTTCTTTTCCGAATTGCTTCGCTTAATTAAGTCATTGGTTTTCATAACTATAAAATTTGAGTTTACTTCGTAGCGGATTTACCGTGTTGATTACAAGGCCTGCGCTACCCAGGATACGCGGTACCGAGTTCAACCTTCGGGACGCGCGTATTGATTTCTTGATGAGTGATCAACAAATAGAATGGACACCCCGTTGAAGTTGCTCGTCGTGGAGGACGACATGATCATTGCTGCCACCATCGCCCTGCAACTCACTAAACTTGGCTATGAGGTGAGTGGGATTATGCCTAGGGGCGAAGAAGCCATTCAACATGCTGAAACCAACCGACCTGACCTGATTCTGCTCGATATCAGTCTTAAAGGCGCACTCGACGGTATCGACACAGCCCACGCAATCCACCAGCAGTGGAACATCCCGATTATTTACGTCACGGCCAATACCGACGAAGCTACCTTTAACCGGGCAAAAAAAACTCGTCCCTACGCCTTCATCTCCAAGCCTATCCGGGCAATTGAATTGCAACGAGCTATCGAGCTGGCCATCAGCCGCCTGGCCGATGAGTCGCCCAACTCTGCCAACCCTGCCCCCGATGCGCCCTTTGTACTCAGTGACCGGATTTTTGTGCGGCACCGCGAAAAGATCGTCAAGATTTTCATCGCCGATATTCTCTACGTGGAAGCTGACCGCAACTACTGTCACCTCTGTACCGTAGACAAAGAATACCTGCTGACAACGACCCTGAAGGTGATGGAAGACAAACTCCCGGCGGCCTATTTTGTACGCGTGCATCGATCCTATCTGGTGAATCTGACGCTGGTTGATGAGGTGGGCGAAGGGCATATCGGGATCAAGGGGAAAACGATTCCTCTGAGCCACAACCTGCGCGAGGCACTGCTGAAACGAATCCAGACTATTTGAGGGTCAAGATCAGCTACTTGATCAATCGGAACGCTGCTCATTCCCTCCTTCGGTAAGTAATTCCCTCCCTTCGGACAGTAAACGGATGCGTTCGTCCGGGCGAACTTGGTTGGGGAATACGCTGGCGATAGTTTCGATCCGTTGTCGGCCAAATCGCTCTGCCGGGCTGATAGGGCCGCTCCGTTCAAGACCACACCCAAACTAGGCTTAACCATGCCGTTTCCGTTTGCCACTATTCGTTCGCCAGCGATTTTTAGCTTCCTGTGGCTGGCGCCGAACATGACGCTCATGCTGAACGGCAAAGCCCCGGTCAACGCTACCCGAAACGTGTATAGTTATGCGTTGGCTTCTCAGGAGATGGGAATGCAGTTCAAAACCGCCCACGTACCGCTTAGCGAGTGAGCCGACGTTTGATCCTCATACAGGCTTCTAACGTTCATCTGAAGCCGTTTTTCCCGTTAATCCAAATCCCCAAAACCAATCAAACTACACCAATGAAAACCAACCAGGTACCACTGATGCTGGCTGCACTTGCGGCTACGCTTGTATTCACGGCTAGCTGCAACTCGCCCGCCAAAGAAAGTGCCGTGACGGTCGATAACGCCACACTCAAAAAAGAAAACGAAACCGCCAATATTGAGTTCGCGGGCTTCATCGCCAAAGGCGACTCGGTGGGTATGGCCAATTTTTATACCGAAGACGCCAAACTGATGCTCTCAAATGCACCAGCCATCGTGGGCCGCAAAAATATTCAGACGGCCATACACAACGTCCTCGGTTTTGGAATCGCCAAAGCTGAGTTTACCACTATCGACGTATGGGGAACCGGCGATTTCGTGTCGGAGGAAGGCCAGGCAAGCCTTTTCGATAAAAACGGTACTCAGGTGATTAAGGACAAGTACATCGTCCTCTGGAAAAAGGAAGCTGGTAAATGGAAACCCTTCCGCGACATAACCAATTCCGATCTACCTCTGCCTGCGGCTAAGTAGGTCAATACAGCCAATCAACCCTATTTAAAGATAGCCCATTGAAAACCAACCAAGTATCCCAGATGTTGGCCGTTTTTACGGCCTTGTTCCTGTTTGCCGCCGGTTGCAATTCACCCGCTAAAGAAACGGCTACCCAAACGACCGACGCGTCGGTCCAGGCATCTCAACCAGTCCAGGTAGATGAAAAGGAAATTGACACCCTCACCAAAGAATTTTTTAAAAACGTTGAGAAACTGGATATCGAGACGTGCATGTCGTTCTTCGAAGATTCACCGGATTTTTTGTCAATTAATCCAGATGGCACCGTTGGGGACTACGGCTCACTTAAAAAACTGAATGCAGATGGATTCAGCCAGATGGCTTCGTTCAAACTTACGCCCAAAAAGGAAGCCATCCGGATACTATCCGACTCACAGGTTCTCTACGCATTCAACCACAGTCAGGACGCTACGCTCAAAAACGGCCAGAAATTACACTACGAAAACGTTTCCGGAACGATGCTCTTC comes from Spirosoma aureum and encodes:
- a CDS encoding flavin-containing monooxygenase, whose protein sequence is MNKPLLDVIVVGAGHAGICVSYYLTKLGVSHLVFEQGRIGESWRSQRWDSFKMNSANKLNLLPQQEPYFGNPEAFTGAIEFALALETYVQQKNLPVKEYCPVVAVHTDQKRAVFRVTVSPEGKETTYFSRQLVIASGGQNRILLPHIAHHLPKSVVQLHASEYKNAHQLPDGNVLVIGSAQSGTQIAQDLLRSGRNVFLSTARVGRIPRRYRGKDIFDWLVEIGFYDTPTDEISSSSLLQVRNPQVSGAGERGKTTSLQSLARSGAVILGRADRAQANTIYFQPDTAENVRYADEFSRHVKQLIDEYIQTNKVLSPLAEIDSDDLPDEDASCASDLTQLNLVKETITSIIWTTGFRGDFSYLKLPVLNEEKLPRHRNGVGAVKGLYFIGLPWLRKRKSAIILGIREDAEFIVDQIVKSSFQGSK
- a CDS encoding LytR/AlgR family response regulator transcription factor, which codes for MDTPLKLLVVEDDMIIAATIALQLTKLGYEVSGIMPRGEEAIQHAETNRPDLILLDISLKGALDGIDTAHAIHQQWNIPIIYVTANTDEATFNRAKKTRPYAFISKPIRAIELQRAIELAISRLADESPNSANPAPDAPFVLSDRIFVRHREKIVKIFIADILYVEADRNYCHLCTVDKEYLLTTTLKVMEDKLPAAYFVRVHRSYLVNLTLVDEVGEGHIGIKGKTIPLSHNLREALLKRIQTI
- a CDS encoding YybH family protein, yielding MKTNQVPLMLAALAATLVFTASCNSPAKESAVTVDNATLKKENETANIEFAGFIAKGDSVGMANFYTEDAKLMLSNAPAIVGRKNIQTAIHNVLGFGIAKAEFTTIDVWGTGDFVSEEGQASLFDKNGTQVIKDKYIVLWKKEAGKWKPFRDITNSDLPLPAAK
- a CDS encoding nuclear transport factor 2 family protein, with the translated sequence MKTNQVSQMLAVFTALFLFAAGCNSPAKETATQTTDASVQASQPVQVDEKEIDTLTKEFFKNVEKLDIETCMSFFEDSPDFLSINPDGTVGDYGSLKKLNADGFSQMASFKLTPKKEAIRILSDSQVLYAFNHSQDATLKNGQKLHYENVSGTMLFTKINGAWKATFYQESASAPVVLK